Proteins co-encoded in one Pogoniulus pusillus isolate bPogPus1 chromosome 15, bPogPus1.pri, whole genome shotgun sequence genomic window:
- the IAPP gene encoding islet amyloid polypeptide isoform X2, whose product MCHLKLLVFYIALSLTMSCLEAMPIEKLLSVADDLSDDTSKRQGWILPIISQNTLSRFSEEMPEQAAAKTKSHHLEKRKCNTATCVTQRLADFLVRSSNSIGAIYSPTNVGSNTYGKRDTVGVLSRESQNNP is encoded by the exons ATGTGCCACCTAAAGCTGTTGGTCTTCTACATTGCACTTTCTTTGACTATGAGCTGTTTGGAAGCTATGCCTATTGAAAA ATTACTATCTGTGGCTGATGATCTCTCTGATGATACTTCCAAGAGACAAGGATGGATATTGCCAATAATATCACAGAATACACTCTCAAGATTTAGTGAGGAAATGCCagaacaagcagcagcaaagacaaaAAG TCACCACCTGGAGAAACGGAAATGCAATACTGCAACATGTGTGACACAACGCTTGGCTGACTTCTTAGTTCGATCCAGCAACAGCATTGGAGCAATTTACTCACCTACAAATGTAGGGTCCAATACATATGGAAAGAGGGACACAGTTGGGGTTTTGAGCAGAGAATCCCAGAATAATCCATAG
- the IAPP gene encoding islet amyloid polypeptide isoform X1, which translates to MCHLKLLVFYIALSLTMSCLEAMPIEKLLSVADDLSDDTSKRQGWILPIISQNTLSRFSEEMPEQAAAKTKSSHHLEKRKCNTATCVTQRLADFLVRSSNSIGAIYSPTNVGSNTYGKRDTVGVLSRESQNNP; encoded by the exons ATGTGCCACCTAAAGCTGTTGGTCTTCTACATTGCACTTTCTTTGACTATGAGCTGTTTGGAAGCTATGCCTATTGAAAA ATTACTATCTGTGGCTGATGATCTCTCTGATGATACTTCCAAGAGACAAGGATGGATATTGCCAATAATATCACAGAATACACTCTCAAGATTTAGTGAGGAAATGCCagaacaagcagcagcaaagacaaaAAG CAGTCACCACCTGGAGAAACGGAAATGCAATACTGCAACATGTGTGACACAACGCTTGGCTGACTTCTTAGTTCGATCCAGCAACAGCATTGGAGCAATTTACTCACCTACAAATGTAGGGTCCAATACATATGGAAAGAGGGACACAGTTGGGGTTTTGAGCAGAGAATCCCAGAATAATCCATAG